GACCCGTTTTGGCATCTAAATCAAACAGCTTCTGTATGTTGCTGTTCACGTCATTACCGAATAAGTATATTACATGTCCATTGACACCGTCATCTAAATCAGTGGCGTTCACCTGAATAACCGTTGTGCCTAAGGGAGAGTTTTCATTCAACATGACAGAGTACACATCTTTAGTGAATAGAGGTGTGTTGTCATTAACATCCAATACATCTACAGTTATTTCAATAGTTCCAGATCTCGGGGGATTTCCACCATCAATGGCAGTGAGGAGTAATTGATGGCTTCTTACGGCTTCTCTATCTAGTTGCTTTTGTAAAATCAAAAACGGCATCTTACCATCTTTACCTCGGTCTCTGACCTCAACACGGAAATGTTCACTGTGACTGAATTTATATTGTTGAACAGAGAATTGGCCACCATCCCAGTCGCGCGCAGCTGGGAGCTGAAATCGCGCTCCCGGTAATGCAGATTCTGATATCTCTAAACGTTTTTCTTTCTCTGGAAAGCTGGGAGAATGGTCGTTAATATCTAACACCTCCACCGCTACATAATGGATCTCCAGCGGGTTTTCTAGAACGGTTTTCAGGTTTATTAAACACACGCTGCTCCGTTCACACACCTCCTCTCGGTCTATTTTTCGGTTCACATACAAGATGCCGTCATTCTGGTTTACCTGGAAAAGGGGTTCGGTCGAACCAGACACGATTCGAAATACCCTTTCCGTTAAGGTGCTTAGCTCTATACCCAGATCCTTAGCTATATTCCCCACGACAGTTCCTCCCTTAAGCTCTTCAGAGATGGAGTATTTTATTTGAGCTGAAGCCCCGCTCCAAAAGAAAATCAAAGCAACTAATAAGACGATCCACTGACGTCCCTCCAGCCATGCCCCGCATCCTCTTTGTTCCATTTTTTCAAGATCAATAACAATAATCCACAGCACATCCACTATTCCTTCATTGGTGACAGTTGTCTATCCAATACATAAACAAATATGTCCAAAGCTCATTATCCAATAGTGTTTTCAGAATGTAAACTTGAGATTGTATTCTTCTCATTAAGATCACGACTGTGCTCCTCCAGTAACTGAATAAGATACGAAACAAGCAAGGGGGCGGACTCAAAAGTATGACGAGAGGATGTCTACCCGGAGCGTTATTCTAGTTGTGTACTGACACCATGTGATTATACCTCACATTACACTATAGTTTAAAATTATTAATAGTATTTTGTCACAGAAAATATCGAACAGAAAATCTTACTCAAGAAGTTGTGTGGATTAAGAAAGTAAGGATACAGTTACCTGGGATCTGTGTGCCATGATGCATAGCCAGGGACACCATTTACTGACGTATTCAACAAGTGTCCCACCCAGACAGAAATAAAGATTGAGAAATATTTGTTTAAATTAAGAGGATAGCTACTTGAGGTACATGTATACCACAATCACATGTTGGCAAAACTTCCCCAGACAAACAGCCATTGAACAAAATGGCGTTTCAATACCACAGCCGTGGACAGCGACAAGAACTGAAAGCATGTGGCTGCGAAAGAGCCGGCAAGCTACTTCGATGAAGCGATGTTATGAGATCATGTTTCATCCAATATACTTACCCTTTAACTAAACAACATTTTATCTGACACATTTATACACCATGAAATAGTATTATAGGCAGATTCCAATGTCAGGGACAGCACCAGCAAACTATTAGTACATAGAAACGTATTTAACATCTTACCTCTCCAGAAGCCCTTCTCCTGTGTTCGGGTAACACAAGAGTATTTCCATTGCTGCCCGGGACTATAGTAGAACCTATACTCATTCTGGGTCCAACTAACATGTACCGATTGTCTCCGGATCTGTACTGGATGCTGTGGCACAGTGTCCCGTCGTAATTCACATCTTGTAAATACTTGGAGGAATAGTCTGGGGTTTTTGAGCACTGCATTACAATCAACACGATGATACTGATGAGAAAAAGCAATATAACTGACCCCAAACTtatgatcaaataaaatgtaacgCTGTTCTCCTCCTCGTCTTTTACTGCGCTTTTAACATCAGAAGCAGCAAACGCCTCTTTGGGCTCCACAACGTTAATAATCACAGTAGCTGTTGCTGACAGTGAAACGTTCCCGTTGTCTTTTACCAGTATGACCAGTTTATGCTCAGTCTCTTCTGTTTCTGTGAATGACCGAAGTGTCCTTATCTGTCCTGTATAGCGGTCCAAAGCAAAGAGACTGTGGTCAGTAACTTCCTGCAGTGAAAATAATAACCAGCCGTTATATCCTATATCAGCGTCATATGCTCTCACTTTAGTCACCAAATGGCCTGCGTTCACATTGCGGGGAATCTCCTCCACACCTTCAGCGGAACCGTTACTGCTGACTGGATACAAGATCACTGGAGCGTTGTCGTTCTGATCCAGAATGAACACGTTCACTGTGACGTTACTGCTTAGTGACGGAGTTCCAGAGTCTGTAGCTACAACTTGAAATTGGAATGTTTTGGTAGCTTCAAAGTCAAAGCTTTTTAGCGCGTAAATGTTACCATCAGAATTCATATTTAGGTAGGATACAATAGGAGTGTCACCGTCGCCTTTCCAAATGTGACAAGACACACGAGCGTTGTCATCCTGATCGCTGTCTGATGTAGTCAATGAAAACAACGACTCGCCTGGAGCATTGTTTTCTGGTACATAGAAGGTATATGGACTCTGGGAAAAGACCGGACTGTTGTCGTTGATGTCTGAGATCTGGACCGTGACAGTTTTGTGGGAAGACAATGATGGGTCTCCTTTATCCGTAGCAGTTATAGTCACTGTGTACATAGGCTCCGACTCTCTGTTCAATCCACTTTTAGTAATCAAAGTATACATATTTTTCTGAAAAGACGGTTTTAATTCGAAAGGGATGTTGTCCGAGAGTGTACATATAACCAAGCCGTTTTCACCAGAGTCCATGTCAGACACACTGATTAGAGCTACAGCTGTACCGGGTCGTGCATCCTCTGGTACTTGACCTGACAGAGACGTAACGTCCATCTCAGGTGCGTTGTCATTTACATCTCTCACGTTGATAACGACACTGCAGTGACCTGTCAATGTGACTTGGCCCTTGTCAGATGCCTGCACGTCAATTTCGTAAACACTTTGCTCTTCAAAGTCTACTAACCCCTTGATTGTAATTTCCCCTGTAACCGCATCTATCTCGAAATAATCGAACGCTCTGTTTTTAAGACTGTTATCAAATGTGTATATAACCTGTCCGTTTGCGCCATCATCTAGATCCGTGGCGTGCAGCCTCAAAACAGAGGTACCTAAGGGAGCATTTTCATCTATTGTTAATGTATACACCTGTCGGTCGAAAACGGGAACATTATCATTTATATCGATAACTTTTACGGTTATATTGACAGAGCCAGATCTCTCTGGTTTACCCCCGTCATACGCAGTCAAGGTTAACAATATTTCAGACATCTGTTCTCGGTCTAGTGGCTTTTTCAATATCAAAAAGGGGATTTTATCCTCGCCGCGAGTTTTAACATCTAACTCAAAGTTCTCGTTTGTACTGAGAGTGTACTTACGGAGACTGTTCGCTCCAACATCAGGGTCACGCGCAGCGTCCAGAGGAAAGCGCGTCCCCTGGAGCATAACGCTCTCGGATATTTCCAAATGTTTCACCTTTTCCGGGAATTTGGGAGAATGATCATTAATATCTGTAATTTCTACCTCAACATAGTGTATTTCCAACGGATTCTCGGCCACGGTTTTTAGGTTTATCAAGCACACAATGCTTTTCTCACACAGCTCCTCCCTGTCAATGTTTCTGTCCACATACAACACTCCATTGTCTTGGTTTATCTGCAAAAAACCTTCCTTGGAGCCCGATACAATCCGAAACCTTCGTTCCGCCAGTTTATCCACACTGAACCCCAAATCCTTTGCTACGTCTCCCACATAAGTACCTTCTTTCGACTCCTCCGCAATAGAATAGCGTATTTGACAATAAGCTCCACGGCAAAAGCACAACGAAAATACAAACAACTGCATCGCCCGGAGAGGCGCCGCTCTTCTCTGTCCGTCTACCATTTTGAAAAGTTATGTTATTTTGGAGCATTTACATTCCGTTTATCCAGAAAAATCAAGGTGACAAGATTATCCACCAAACATTTCCAAGCAACCTTTCATGTGGTGGGGTATTCTACCTTCCCGAAAGCCAGTGCCCGTTTCACTAGACTCATATGATTTGCAATGAGCCAAcaggacaaagagagggagggatataaACCAAATGCATGTTTCTAACACTGAAGAGCGGCGACACCGTGTGCACAACATTTGCAACAACTCAAACAGCACGTAGGACTGTACAGTGTTTCAGCACCACTGTCGTGGACAGCGATCACTTACAAAAGCAGTGATGCGCTACCCATATGAGAAACCCGGTTCTTAATGCCACATCCATACTCCGACCGAATCAACATATTAGACAGACCAAAATAGAATGCAATTCATTCGGAACATACAAACAGACGAGCTATGCAGTTACAAAACGTGTAGTTCTTACCTCTCCAGAAGCTCTGCTCACGTGTTCGGGTATAACTAGAGTATTTCCATTGCTGCCCGGTACAATAGTAGAACCTATACTCATTCTGGGTCCAACTAACATGTACCGATTGTCTCCGGATCTGTACTGGATGCTGTGGCACAGTGTCCCGTCGTAATTCACATCTTGTAAATACTTGGAGGAATAGTCTGTGGGTTTGGAGCACTGCATTACAATCAACACGATGATACTGATGAGAAAAAGCGTTGAAACTGACCCCAAAGTaatgatcaaataaaatgtaacgCTGTTCTCCTCCTCGTCTTTTACTGAACTTTTAACATCAGAAGCTACAAAAGCCTCTTTGGGCTCCACAACCTTGATAATCACAGTAGCTGTTGCTGACAGTGAAACGTTCCCGTTGTCTTTTACCAGTATGACCAGTTTATGCTCAGTCTCGTCTGTCTCTGTGAATGACCGAAGTGTCCTTATCTGTCCTGTATAGCGGTCCAAAGCAAAGAGACTGTGGTCAGTAACTTCCTGTAGTGAAAATAATAACCAGCCGTTATATCCGATATCAGCGTCATAGGCTCTCACTTTAGTCACCAAATGGCCTGCATTCACATTGACACCCTTGGGGGTCCAATCTCCTCCACACCTTCAGCAGAACCGTTAGCGCTGACTGGATACAAGATCACTGGAGCGTTGTCGTTCTGATCCAGAATGAACACGTTCACTGTGACGCTTAGTAACGGAGTTCCAGAGTCTGTGCAAAATACCATTATCCTATACCAAGTCTGCTGTTCCACAtgtgcttcaagagggccaccattgttcctgttcccaagagaaAGCTAAGGTGAGCTAAGGTAGGCTTAGTAACGGAGTTCCAGAGTCTGTAGCTACAACTTGGAATTGGAACGTTTTGAGGATTTCGAAGTCAAAGCTTTTTAGCGCGGAAATATCTCCATTGTCAGAATTGATATTCAGAAAAGATGCCATATCAATCTGTGTCCCTTCTCTAACTATGTGATATGAAATCGCAGCATTTTCATTCAAGTCTTTATCAGAAGCGCTTACATAGAATATGGACGCACCAGGGACGTTATTTTCCGCTAAGTACAGCTCAATATGTTTTGGGGAGAATTCTGGGCTGTTATCGTTCACATCTGATATCTGTACGCTCAGAGTTTTGAATGTGGACAGAGGAGGCTGACCACAGTCAGTGgctgttattgtgatgtcataatgggaCACGAGTTCTCGATCTAAGCGCCCCTTTGTGACGATAGAATACACATTCTCCTGAAATGAAGGTTTTAATTCAAATGGTATGTCTTCAGATATACTACCAATAACTTTACCATTAATACCGGAATCTTTATCTGTTACACTGATGAGAGAAATAACAGTTCCTGGTTTAGAATCTTCAGACACCGTGTTCGAGAGGGAAGTCACATCAATGTCTGGTTGGTTATCATTAGCATCTCCTATTTTAATAATAACTCTACAATCAACACTTGTTGGAGGTTGTCCCTTATCAGACGCCTGTACATTTAACCTGTAAACCTCGTTTTCTTCAAAATCCACCTGGCCTTTGACTTGAATTTCACCAGTTACGTGATCTAATTCAAAGATTTCATGTATTTTACGCTTTATAGTTCTGCCTAGTGTGTATTCCACTACTCCATTTTGGCCATCGTCAGCATCTGTGGCGTTTACTCTGATGACAATAGTTCCAATTAGAGCGTTTTCAGGCAATGTTACTGAATATTCGTCTTGAGTGCAGATGGGACGGTTGTCATTTACATCAAGAACTGTAACAGTGATATTCAAGGTGCCTGACTTAGGTGGATTCCCTCCGTCTAGCGCTGCAAGTAATAGCATATGTTTGGTGTTTTGCTCTCTATCTAATGGCTTCTGCAAAATAAAAAATGGTATTTTGTCACCTTCCCCACTATCAATTAACTGTAATTCAAAATGTGCATTTTGACCTAACTTATACGAATGAATAGAATTGAGTCCAACGTCTACGTCTCGCGCAGTCTGGAGTTCGAATCGCGCACCTGGAAATGTATTTTCCGGCATTTCTAGATGCTGATCTTTTTCAGGGAAAACAGGAGAGTGGTCATTTATATCCGTTATTTCTACGCTGACGTAGTGTATTTCAAGCGGATTTTCAACTACGAATTTGAGGTTTATCAAGCAAGCATTATTGCCATCACAGAGCACCTCTCTGTCGATATTTTTATGAACATACAAGACGCCATTGTTCTGATTTACGTGGAAAAGAGCGTCCTTAGATCCAGAAACAATACGAAACCGTCTCTCCACCAGAGTACTGACGTCAAGACCCAAATCCTTAGCAACATTTCCAACAACGGATCCCTCTTTCACCTCCTCTGGAATAGAGTACCTTATCTGTGCTGAAACCTTCTCCCCCAAGCAGAGCAGCAAAGAGAAATTCAGAACAACCCAGCAGTACTCCCATCTGCGCCTTTGTCCTCCGTCTCCCATTGTAAAAACAACCAAACACGATCCCCAAATGTACAATCCTTATGATCGGACGGCCAACTCGTTATGATCCATACTCAAACACATCCTTCAGCAAGAAAACAACACAAAATCATCTCTGTTCAGCATAGCACGTCTTGTTCTGATGTCCACACCACTCTCACTGTATCCGTAGAACAAACCAGCCCAGGGATGGGCAGGGCCTATTCTACAAAATACCACAACGTCAGTCTCCTTGTGTTACACTGACACCCTGCGTACCTAGGTTCTGGTTACCACATCTACGTGAAGATTTAACTGTTAAGAGATTCCATGTGAAGAtatgtaaaaacactgccacttatACTTGTAGTACCAGCTAAACAATGTGAAAGGATGAATGGGAAAAACCAACGGTATTGCCTCGCTAAGACCGAAGTGTATAGGGCAAAAAGAACAAACATATTTAGGCAACCGTACTGGATGACTTCACCAACGTAAAACCCACCGACTAGAATTCAGCACAACTACAGTGGACAGCTATTTTTTTCCCCGGATATTTTCAAATAATCTTCCCCATTACGCACGGACAAAACATTCCAATAAACATGAGAGCCATTTCAACAAATGACTCATCTTTACTGATATAAGGTAGGACAGAACAAAAAAGACAGACAATATATAATACTTGTGAAAGCTTGAAAGAGCAACTCTTAAAACAGCTCTTACCTCTCCAGAAGCCCTTCTCCTGTGTTCAGGTATCACTAGAGTATTCCCATTGCTGCCCGGGACAATTGTAGAACCTATACTCATTCTGGGTCCAACTAACATGTACCGATTGTCTCCGGATCTGTACTGAATGCTGTGGCACAGTGTCCCGTCGTTATTCACATCTTGTAAATACTTGGAGGAATAGTCTGTGGGTTTGGAGCACTGCATTACAATCAACGCGATGATACTGATGAGAAAAAGCGTTGAAACTGACCCCAAAGTAATAGTTAAATTAAATGTAACGCTGTTCTCCTCCTCGTCTTTTACTGCGCTTTTAACATCAGAAGCTACAAAACCCTCTTTGGGCTCCACAACCTTGATAATCACAGTAGCTGTTGCTGACAGTGAAACGTTCCCATTGTCTTTTACCAGTATGACCAGCTTATGCTCAGCCTCGTCTGTCTCTGTGAATGACCGAAGTGTCCTTATCTGTCCTGTATAGCGGTCCAAAGCAAAGAGACTGTGGTCAGTAACTTCCTGCAGTGAAAATAATAACCATCCGTTATATCCTATATCAGCGTCATAGGCTCTCACTTTAGTCACCAAATGGCCTGCCTTCACATTGCGGGGAATCTCTTCCACACTTTCAGCGGAACCGTTAGTGCTGACTGGATACAAGATCACTGGAGCGTTGTCGTTCTGATCCAGAATGAACACGTTGACTGTGACGTTACTGCTTAGAGACGGAGTTCCAGAGTCCGTAGCTGCAACTTGAAATTGGAAAGTTTTGAGAATTTCAAAGTCAAAGCTTCTTAGAGCTGAAATATGTCCGTTTTCAGAATTGATGTTTAGAAAAGAAGCCATATCATTTTGTGTCCTTTCACCTCTAACAATGTGATATGAAATCACAGCATTTTCATTCAAGTCTTTATCAGAAGCGCTTACAGAGAATATCGATGCACCAGGGGCGTTATTTTCCACTAAGTACAGCTGAAGAGGGGTTTGGGAGAATTCTGGACTGTTGTCGTTCACATCTGATATCTGTACACTCAGAGTTTTGAATGTGGACAGAGGAGGCTGACCAAAATCAGTAGCTGTTATTGTGACGTCATAATAAGAAAAAAGTTCTCGATTTAAACGCCCCTTTGTGACAAAGGAATAGACATTCTCCTTAAATGACGGTTTTAACTCAAAAGGGATATTCTCCGATATTTTCAGTAGGACTTTACCGTTGTTACCAGAGTCTTTATCCGTTAAACTAATTAGAGATATGACCGTTCCAGGCTTCGAATCCTCAGATATCATGCTAGACAATGACGTCACCCCTATTTCTGGTTTATTATCATTTACATCCGTTATCGTGATGACAACTCTACAGTCAACTGATAATGGAGGTTGTCCTTTATCAGAGGCTTGCACCGTTAGTTTGTAAAACTCATTCTCTTCAAAGTCTACTGGACCTATGGCACGAATTTCACCAGTAAGACTGTTCAAATGAAACGTGTCATGAACTTTGCGCTTAATGTTTCGACCAAGTGCATATTCAATTTCGCCATTTTGTCCCTCATCTGTATCAGTGGCGTTTATGGTTAATACAGGTGTTCCAATGGGTGCATTTTCCTGGATTGTTACAGTGTAAAGATCTTTCCCACAAATGGGACGATTGTCGTTTGTATCAAGAATAGTTACTGTGACGTTTATGGTACCTGATCTTGGGGGGTTGCCTCCATCTATAGCTGTCAAAATGAACCAATGCATTGCATTTTGTTCTCGGTCAATGGCCTTCCTTATGATTAAAAATGGAACTTTGTCTTCGTCCCCATTATCAATTAACTCCAATTCAAAATGATCATTACTACTTAACTTGTAAATGCGCACAGAATTCAAACCTACATCTGCATCACGTGCAGTCTGGAGTTCAAAGCGTGTCCCAGGAAGGGTATTTTCTGCTATGTCTAATTGTAGATATTTCTCAGGAAAACTAGGCGAGTGGTCGTTTACATCCGTTATTTCTATACCCACATAATGGACTTCTAAGGGGTTTTCAACAACGACTTTTAAGTCTATCGAACACACGCCATTGCCATCACAGAGCTCCTCTCGATCGATATTCTTACAAACGTACAAGACGCCATTGTTCTGATTTGCCTGGAAAAGAGCTTCATCAGATTCAGAAACAATACGAAACCGTCTCTCTACCAAAGTACTGACGTCAAGACCCAAATCCTTAGCAACATTTCCAACAACGGATCCCTCTTTCACCTCCTCTGGAATAGAGTACCTTATCTGTGCTGAAACCTGCTCTCCGAAGCAGAGCAGAAGAGAGAAACGCACAGCAATCCACCAGTACTCCCATCTGCGCCTTTGTCTTCCATCTCCCATCGTTAGACAGAAAAGTAAGCACAATCTTCAATGAAAAGATACAATCCTAATGATCAGATGACCAACTCATAATAACCCATAACGAAATTAAATGTTTCAGCACAGAAAAATAATAAAATTATTCTCTGACTATCATAGCACGTCCTGTTCTGATGTCTGCACAGCTCTCTCTGCATTTGGTAACAAAACAGCCCAGAGAGGGGCCAGGCCTAATATACAAAACACCAGACAGTCAGTCATTCTCCTTGTGTGACACCGACACCATGCGGACCGAGCTACTTCCTTCCACGAGTACACAAGACTCTAGAATGATTGTATGTTACTGTATTAGCATCAGCAAAAGTACCTGCACGATATCATTGACACTCGTGGAGAAAAGGTTGAGAGGGAGTAAAGGGACCTGGAACAAGACTAATATGTTCATGGGAAGCATGAATGGAGACGACTGAGAAAGTAGATACAACGCTATTCAAATCAAACAATGCGCTTGTAATTAAACAGCGCCAGGGTGGACAGCTACCGCATCAGAGTTCAGTTCTTAATTATGCACAGAAATGTCGTACAACAACAGAATCACGTACAACAATGAGTCTTGTTGGGACCTGGTTTTGGCAAGTCACACATTAAAAAAAGAGAGATCAGCCTATCTaaacaataataaataaataaatgttaaacaCGAGCATATCTGCCAACGACACAAATAGGATGTTAACGATTCAGCACCATCGGGGTGGACAGCAACTACATCGTCAGTCATAAAGTCTTTAATTTAAGCACTGGAGACATTCAAATCTCAATCTACATTCGTTCAAAATGAAATGCATAGAAACCGCTCTTACCTCTCCAGAAGCTCTGCTCCTCTGTTCTGGTAACACAAGAGTATTCCCATTGCTGCCCGGGACTATTGTAGAACCTATACTCATTCTGGGTCCAACTAACATGTACCGATTGTCTCCGGATCTGTACTGGATGCTGTGGCACAGTGTCCCGTCGTAATTTGCATCTTGTAAATACTTTGAGGAATAGTCTGTGGGTTTGGAGCACTGCATTACAATCAACACGATGATACTGATGAGAAAAAACACTGAAACTGAACCCAAAGTaatgatcaaataaaatgtaacgCTGTTCTCCTCTTCGTATTTTACTGAGCTTTTAACATCAGAAGCTGCAAAAGCCTCTTTGGGCTCCACAACATTGATAATCACAGTAGCTGTTGCTGACAGTGAAACGTTCCCATTGTCTTTTACCAGTATGACCAGTTTATGCTCAGCCTCGTCTGTCTCTGTGAATGACCGAAGTGTCCTTATCTGTCCCGTATAGCGGTCCAAAGCAAAGAGACTGTGGTCAGTAACTTCCAGCAGCGAAAATAATAACCAGCCGTTATATCCGATATCAGCGTCATAGGCTCTCACTTTAGTCACCAAATGGCCTGCGTTCACATTGCGGGGAATCTCCTCCACACCTTCAGCGGAACCGTTAGCGCTGACTGGATACAAGATCACTGGAGCATTGTCGTTCTGATCCAGAATGAACACTTTCACTGTGACGTTACTGCTTAGTGACGGAGTTCCAGAGTCTGTAGCTACAACTTGGAATTGGAAAGCTTTCAGAGTTTCAAAGTCAAAGCTTTTCAGTGCGGAGATATGGCCATTATCAGAATTTATATTCAGGAAAGATGCCATATCATTCTGCGTCCCTTCTCCTCTAACTATGTGATATGAAATCGCAGCGTTTTCATTCAAGTCTTTATCACACGCGCTTACAGAGAATATGGATGCACCAGGGGCGTTGTTTTCCACTAGGTACAGCTCAAGGGGGTTTTGGGAGAATTCTGGACTGTTGTCATTTACATCTGATATCTGGACGCTCAGAGTTTTGAATGTGTACAGAGGAGGCTGACCACAGTCAGTGgctgttattgtgatgtcataatgggaCACGAGTTCTCGATCTAAGCGCCCCTTTGTGACTATAGAAAACACATTGTCCTTAAATGAAGGTTTTAATTCAAATGGCACGTTGTCTGTTATTGTAGATATGACATTACCATTAATCCCAGAATCTTTATCTGTCACACTAACTAGAGAAATAACAGTTCCTGGTTTTGAATCTTCGGCTATTGTATTGGAGAGGGATGTTACATCAATCTCTGGTTTATTATCGTTCACATCTACTACCTTTATAATAACTCTACAGTCAACAGTCAGAGGGGGCTGGCCTTTATCAGACGCCTGTACATTTAATCGGTAAACCTCATTTTCCTCAAAGTCAACTTCACCTTTCACTTTAATCTCACCAGTAATGCTGTCCAACTGGAAAATGTCATACACTTTACGTTTCACTGCTCTTCCCAGAGAGTATTCTATTGCTCCGTTTAAACCGGCATCAGCATCAGACGCATTAACAGTGGTAACAATTGTGCCAATTGGGGAGTTCTCTTTTAAAGAAACGGAATATATGTCTTGATTAAAAACAGGTCGATTATCATTGGTGTCTAGAACTATGACAGTTATATTAAGTAAACCTGACTTCGGTGGATGACCTCCATCGACTGCAGTCAACAATAATTCATGCGTGCGATTTTGCTCTCTGTCAAGTGGCTTACTTAAAACTAAAAACAGAAGTTTATCCTCCTCCCCATTGTCTTTCACTTCTAAATCAAAATGATCATTCTGGCTCAACCTGTACACACGGACAGCATTGATTTCAATGTCTAAGTCACGCGCTGTCTGGAGTTCAAAGCGTGCCCCCATGAGGGTATTCTCCGCTATTTGCAAATATACGTCTTTTTCAGCAAAACTGGGCGAGTGGTCATTAACATCTGTTATTTCTACCCCGATATAGTGAATTTCTAGAGGATTTTCAACAACGATTTTCAGGTCCATCAAGCAAGCGCCATTGCCACCACAGAGCTCCTCTCTGTCCATATTTTTATGAACATACAAGAAGCCATTGTTCTGATTTACCTGGAAAAGAGCGTCCTTAGATCCAGAAACAATACGAAACCGCCTCTCTACCAAAGTACTGACGTCAAGACCCAAATCCTTAGCAACATTTCCAACAACGGATCCCTCTTTCACCTCCTCTGGAATAGAGTACCTTATCTGTGCTGAAACCTGCTCTCCGAAGCAGAGCagaagagagaaacacagagcaaCCCACCAGTACTCCCATCTACGcctttgtcctcctcctcccatcgttagacacacaaaacaaaacacgGTCCTCAACGAAAGAAATACAATCCTACCGCTCAGATTACAAATTCGAAATGATCCATAACGATACCTCAGCACCAAAAACGAACACAGTAATTATCTGTCCAACAGAACAAGTCCTGCTCGTATGTTCGCACTGCTATCGTCTGTGTGGAACAAAACAGCGAAGAGAGGGGCAGGGCCTGACCTATAAAAACAGTCTCCTAGTACTACACCGACACCATGTGGTTCGGTATTCGGTTTTCCATGACCATATGAACTTGTAGTTATTGTCTGTTTTCCAGTTGCCATAACTACGCAGAAGCAATGAAGGAATGAGAACATGtcaaaataggagagagagagatggacttgTACACTTAAGCGAAGATAAACACAGCAAATGAGCTGGTGATCCAGCAACACCGAAGTGGACAGCGACCGCTTCAACAACCTCACTTCTATTA
This genomic stretch from Oncorhynchus tshawytscha isolate Ot180627B linkage group LG21, Otsh_v2.0, whole genome shotgun sequence harbors:
- the LOC112220500 gene encoding protocadherin alpha-7-like → MVDGQRRAAPLRAMQLFVFSLCFCRGAYCQIRYSIAEESKEGTYVGDVAKDLGFSVDKLAERRFRIVSGSKEGFLQINQDNGVLYVDRNIDREELCEKSIVCLINLKTVAENPLEIHYVEVEITDINDHSPKFPEKVKHLEISESVMLQGTRFPLDAARDPDVGANSLRKYTLSTNENFELDVKTRGEDKIPFLILKKPLDREQMSEILLTLTAYDGGKPERSGSVNITVKVIDINDNVPVFDRQVYTLTIDENAPLGTSVLRLHATDLDDGANGQVIYTFDNSLKNRAFDYFEIDAVTGEITIKGLVDFEEQSVYEIDVQASDKGQVTLTGHCSVVINVRDVNDNAPEMDVTSLSGQVPEDARPGTAVALISVSDMDSGENGLVICTLSDNIPFELKPSFQKNMYTLITKSGLNRESEPMYTVTITATDKGDPSLSSHKTVTVQISDINDNSPVFSQSPYTFYVPENNAPGESLFSLTTSDSDQDDNARVSCHIWKGDGDTPIVSYLNMNSDGNIYALKSFDFEATKTFQFQVVATDSGTPSLSSNVTVNVFILDQNDNAPVILYPVSSNGSAEGVEEIPRNVNAGHLVTKVRAYDADIGYNGWLLFSLQEVTDHSLFALDRYTGQIRTLRSFTETEETEHKLVILVKDNGNVSLSATATVIINVVEPKEAFAASDVKSAVKDEEENSVTFYLIISLGSVILLFLISIIVLIVMQCSKTPDYSSKYLQDVNYDGTLCHSIQYRSGDNRYMLVGPRMSIGSTIVPGSNGNTLVLPEHRRRASGEVRC
- the LOC112220501 gene encoding protocadherin-10-like translates to MGDGGQRRRWEYCWVVLNFSLLLCLGEKVSAQIRYSIPEEVKEGSVVGNVAKDLGLDVSTLVERRFRIVSGSKDALFHVNQNNGVLYVHKNIDREVLCDGNNACLINLKFVVENPLEIHYVSVEITDINDHSPVFPEKDQHLEMPENTFPGARFELQTARDVDVGLNSIHSYKLGQNAHFELQLIDSGEGDKIPFFILQKPLDREQNTKHMLLLAALDGGNPPKSGTLNITVTVLDVNDNRPICTQDEYSVTLPENALIGTIVIRVNATDADDGQNGVVEYTLGRTIKRKIHEIFELDHVTGEIQVKGQVDFEENEVYRLNVQASDKGQPPTSVDCRVIIKIGDANDNQPDIDVTSLSNTVSEDSKPGTVISLISVTDKDSGINGKVIGSISEDIPFELKPSFQENVYSIVTKGRLDRELVSHYDITITATDCGQPPLSTFKTLSVQISDVNDNSPEFSPKHIELYLAENNVPGASIFYVSASDKDLNENAAISYHIVREGTQIDMASFLNINSDNGDISALKSFDFEILKTFQFQVVATDSGTPLLSLP